One window of Pseudacidobacterium ailaaui genomic DNA carries:
- a CDS encoding ferredoxin--NADP reductase, whose amino-acid sequence MARQLYTARLNQKLLLSDPAQCYHLEFQVEELERFDFTPGQFVSCVAEDKNGKMQTRAYSIASAPRANAFDLCVNRVEGGFFSNLLCDLEPGQTVQFHGPHGLFTLRQPLTDSILIATGTGIAPMRGFVQWLFPEDGEDRSQGRPVWLVYGTRYPTELYYQKYFEKIAAERSNFHYFCTLSRPKDDWQGLRGYVQEHVARIVMDRAGTVHSGPVVSTAEPAGFDIHAYICGLNEMVSANRDKLTGLGWHKKQIIFERYD is encoded by the coding sequence TTGGCAAGACAACTCTATACAGCGCGCCTCAATCAAAAGCTGCTGCTCTCTGATCCGGCGCAGTGCTATCACCTGGAATTTCAGGTGGAGGAGCTGGAACGGTTTGATTTTACGCCCGGCCAGTTTGTTTCCTGCGTGGCGGAAGATAAAAATGGCAAAATGCAGACCCGCGCCTACTCGATCGCCTCTGCTCCCCGTGCCAATGCATTTGATCTTTGTGTAAACCGCGTGGAAGGTGGCTTCTTCTCGAACCTGCTTTGCGATCTTGAGCCCGGCCAGACCGTCCAGTTCCATGGTCCGCATGGGCTCTTTACGCTGCGCCAGCCGCTCACAGACTCTATCCTGATTGCTACCGGAACAGGGATTGCTCCGATGCGGGGATTTGTCCAGTGGCTTTTCCCCGAGGATGGTGAAGACCGCAGCCAGGGACGTCCCGTCTGGCTCGTCTACGGCACCCGTTATCCCACCGAGCTCTATTATCAGAAGTATTTCGAGAAGATCGCCGCTGAGCGCAGCAACTTCCATTATTTCTGCACCCTCAGCCGCCCCAAAGACGACTGGCAAGGCCTGCGCGGATATGTGCAGGAGCATGTTGCCCGGATTGTGATGGACCGGGCCGGCACGGTCCATTCCGGCCCAGTCGTCAGTACGGCGGAGCCGGCAGGCTTTGACATTCACGCCTATATTTGTGGTTTGAACGAAATGGTCTCAGCCAACCGGGACAAGCTTACGGGTCTGGGCTGGCACAAAAAGCAGATTATTTTCGAGCGCTACGATTGA
- a CDS encoding creatininase family protein, translating into MKKIIIFTAILAACLLPLWAQQTQKLPAKWEELTGPDFIRAIEQSQGVCLLPFGIIEKHGPHLPLGTDLINVRYATEQAAQQEYAIIFPPYYFGQIAEAKQQPGTLSYSMKIQLDLLQETTDEMARNGCKKIVIVNGHGGNESLLPYFAQSQLQIPHDYVVYVYWWHPDYPGRPAEHSKVDMHAGESETAHTMISRPDLVHQDRAAQESGADQARLHLPEGVYTGIWWYARFSNHYAGDGSAATEELGQADMKAWANGIAAVLRAVKADQTAPALQREYYEQAQHPLDTQQ; encoded by the coding sequence TTGAAGAAAATCATTATATTCACTGCGATCCTCGCCGCGTGTCTGCTTCCCCTTTGGGCCCAGCAAACGCAAAAGCTTCCAGCCAAATGGGAGGAGCTGACCGGACCCGACTTTATCCGGGCCATCGAACAATCGCAGGGCGTTTGTTTGCTTCCTTTCGGCATCATTGAAAAACATGGGCCGCACCTTCCGCTGGGCACCGACCTGATCAACGTGCGTTATGCAACCGAGCAGGCCGCCCAGCAGGAATATGCCATCATTTTTCCTCCCTACTATTTCGGGCAGATTGCGGAAGCAAAACAGCAGCCGGGGACGCTTTCCTACAGCATGAAAATACAACTTGACCTGCTGCAGGAAACGACCGATGAAATGGCCCGCAATGGCTGCAAAAAGATCGTCATCGTGAACGGACACGGAGGCAATGAGAGCCTGCTCCCCTATTTTGCTCAGTCACAGCTGCAAATCCCGCATGACTACGTGGTCTATGTCTACTGGTGGCATCCGGACTACCCTGGCCGTCCGGCCGAGCACTCCAAAGTCGACATGCATGCTGGCGAGTCCGAAACAGCGCACACGATGATTTCCCGGCCCGACCTGGTGCACCAGGACCGCGCAGCACAAGAATCCGGTGCAGACCAGGCCCGCTTGCACCTGCCCGAGGGTGTGTACACCGGAATCTGGTGGTACGCCCGCTTTTCGAACCACTATGCCGGAGACGGCAGCGCGGCAACAGAGGAACTGGGCCAGGCCGATATGAAGGCCTGGGCCAATGGCATTGCCGCTGTTCTCCGTGCGGTGAAGGCGGACCAGACTGCGCCCGCATTGCAGAGGGAGTATTACGAGCAGGCCCAGCATCCGCTGGATACCCAGCAGTAG
- a CDS encoding LacI family DNA-binding transcriptional regulator, whose protein sequence is MKKRLRQKSSDKKRLDIRDVAKHARVSIATVSRTINKVPTVDKELARRVWKAIEELNYFPNTQARALVSGRSRLFGLLISEITNPFFPELIQGFEDVAIEHNYEILIGSTNYDPQRMEICIRRMIERNVEGVAVMTFGIEEPLLDELVSRNIPMVFVDNAPASENVSTLVVDYHHGIREGVQHLAALGHRKLGFISGPMQQRSCQLRRAAFLSAAEEIGVHPPAAWMLEGDHTLEGGMKAMERLLHQKDLPTAVMCSNDMTAIGALRVIARAGLRVPDDISIIGFDDIHLAEFVYPPLTTVRMSRNDLARAAFSALRSHVEPSHVHGKKAWPVPTRLTVRQSTGYPRHSFRKGRGARNNPLAR, encoded by the coding sequence ATGAAGAAACGCTTACGCCAGAAGTCCTCAGATAAGAAACGGCTCGACATTCGCGACGTGGCCAAACATGCGCGGGTCTCTATTGCGACTGTATCACGCACCATCAACAAAGTCCCTACCGTGGACAAGGAACTGGCCCGCCGTGTCTGGAAGGCCATCGAGGAGCTGAATTATTTTCCCAACACGCAGGCGCGCGCCCTGGTTTCCGGACGCAGCCGCCTTTTCGGCTTGCTGATCTCGGAAATCACCAACCCATTCTTCCCTGAGTTGATTCAGGGCTTTGAGGATGTCGCAATCGAGCACAACTATGAAATCCTCATTGGTTCGACCAACTACGACCCCCAGCGTATGGAAATCTGCATCCGGCGTATGATCGAGCGCAATGTGGAAGGGGTTGCCGTGATGACCTTCGGTATTGAAGAGCCGCTGCTCGACGAGCTGGTCTCGCGCAACATCCCCATGGTGTTTGTGGACAACGCCCCGGCCAGTGAAAACGTCAGTACCCTGGTGGTGGACTATCATCACGGCATCCGTGAAGGCGTACAGCATCTTGCTGCCCTCGGGCACCGCAAGCTGGGCTTCATCAGCGGCCCTATGCAGCAGCGTTCCTGCCAGTTGCGGCGCGCAGCATTTCTCAGCGCGGCAGAGGAAATCGGCGTCCATCCTCCTGCGGCCTGGATGCTTGAAGGGGACCATACGCTTGAGGGTGGGATGAAGGCCATGGAACGTCTTCTGCATCAGAAAGACCTGCCCACGGCCGTGATGTGTTCCAATGATATGACCGCCATTGGTGCCCTGCGAGTCATTGCCCGGGCCGGGCTGCGTGTTCCAGACGATATTTCCATCATTGGCTTTGACGACATCCACCTTGCCGAGTTCGTCTATCCGCCGCTGACGACCGTGCGTATGTCGCGCAACGATCTGGCCCGCGCCGCCTTCTCAGCCTTGCGCTCGCACGTTGAACCGTCCCACGTGCACGGGAAAAAGGCCTGGCCTGTGCCGACCCGGCTGACTGTGCGGCAGTCCACTGGTTATCCGCGCCACAGCTTCCGCAAAGGAAGGGGGGCCCGGAATAATCCGCTTGCCAGATGA
- a CDS encoding S10 family peptidase — MSLNHPRQFLGRFALASAACCLCAFLCIPLSAQTDKEKPAPDKASAEKSAEKPSLPPLPPDAHVEQTMQLNGKTLRYTVTVGTIPVYDKEGKEAGQVVYTAYTVPGANRPVTFAFNGGPGASSVYLNFGAIGPKHLSAGNEGDSPSDPPTLTDNPGTWLDFTDLVFIDPIGTGFSRSLVPEAETKKLFYSTVPDIEYLSRVVYEWLLKNGRMESKKYLVGESYGGFRGPRITHYLQSQLGVAMNGVVLVSPYLNPTIEDNGDVSPLPWLMTLPSITAAHLEREHKLTPEAMQEVISYTLGEYATDILKGRSDPEATARMVKKVTEMTGLDPEFVKRSGGRLETQAYLREVFREQGKIGSIYDSNVTAFDPFPFAPEQRSNDPLLETLIAPTTTAMVNFVTQTVGWKVDARYNALSYEVNRLWDRDEALRRGSVDDLRQAVAADPKMRVIIAHGWNDLSCPFMGSILTVNEMPQMGSDPTRVQVKEYPGGHMFYTRESSRLELRKDVMEMVNKH, encoded by the coding sequence ATGAGCCTGAACCACCCGCGTCAGTTTTTGGGCCGCTTTGCGCTGGCATCGGCGGCCTGTTGCCTGTGTGCCTTTCTCTGCATTCCTCTCTCCGCGCAGACAGACAAGGAAAAACCTGCGCCAGACAAGGCTTCGGCCGAAAAGTCAGCAGAGAAGCCTTCTCTTCCCCCGCTTCCTCCCGATGCCCACGTCGAACAGACGATGCAGCTCAATGGCAAGACGCTGCGTTATACGGTCACAGTAGGCACGATTCCGGTATATGACAAGGAGGGGAAGGAAGCCGGGCAGGTCGTTTACACCGCCTATACCGTTCCAGGAGCCAACCGCCCGGTGACCTTTGCGTTCAATGGGGGTCCGGGAGCTTCTTCGGTTTACCTGAACTTCGGGGCGATTGGTCCGAAACATCTCTCGGCTGGAAACGAGGGAGACAGCCCGTCAGATCCGCCCACGCTGACGGACAATCCCGGAACATGGCTGGACTTCACAGACCTTGTCTTCATTGATCCAATTGGTACCGGGTTCAGCCGCTCGCTGGTACCGGAAGCTGAAACAAAGAAGCTCTTTTACAGCACAGTTCCGGACATTGAGTATCTTTCGCGCGTGGTCTACGAGTGGCTGCTGAAAAACGGGCGCATGGAGTCGAAAAAGTATCTGGTGGGTGAGAGCTACGGCGGATTCCGGGGCCCAAGGATCACGCACTACCTGCAATCGCAGCTAGGCGTGGCCATGAATGGGGTGGTGCTGGTGTCACCTTATTTGAATCCCACCATCGAAGACAACGGGGACGTCTCCCCTTTGCCCTGGCTGATGACGCTGCCCTCGATTACCGCTGCCCACCTGGAGCGGGAACATAAGTTGACGCCTGAGGCCATGCAGGAGGTCATTTCATACACGCTGGGCGAATATGCGACCGACATTCTGAAGGGCCGCTCGGACCCGGAAGCAACCGCGCGCATGGTGAAAAAGGTGACGGAAATGACCGGACTTGATCCGGAGTTTGTAAAACGATCAGGCGGGCGGCTGGAAACGCAGGCCTACTTGCGCGAGGTCTTTCGCGAACAGGGCAAGATTGGCTCCATTTATGACTCCAACGTTACGGCCTTTGACCCTTTTCCCTTCGCACCTGAGCAGCGGTCCAATGATCCTCTGCTGGAAACACTGATTGCTCCGACGACAACGGCCATGGTCAACTTTGTGACCCAGACGGTAGGCTGGAAGGTGGATGCGCGCTACAACGCCCTGTCCTATGAGGTAAACCGCCTGTGGGACCGTGACGAGGCGCTGCGCAGAGGGTCCGTAGATGATCTGCGCCAGGCCGTGGCCGCGGACCCGAAGATGCGGGTCATCATCGCGCATGGATGGAACGACTTGTCCTGCCCGTTTATGGGCTCCATTCTGACCGTGAATGAGATGCCGCAGATGGGCAGCGACCCGACAAGGGTGCAGGTAAAAGAATACCCGGGAGGGCACATGTTCTATACCCGTGAATCCAGCCGGCTGGAGCTGCGGAAGGACGTGATGGAGATGGTGAACAAGCACTGA
- a CDS encoding nitroreductase family protein, whose product MPHAQEEVEKLKQAPAAEGVANVIYARWSPRAFADKSVSTEDLRKIFDAARWAASSYNEQPWRFFVGRRGDATYQKIFDSLVEFNQQWAKSAPVLVLSVASKKFAHNGTPNYHALHDTGAATALLSLAATSLGLHTHSMAGFDHDKARKAFHIPEDYDMGAVTALGYLGDPESLPEQLKKNELSPRQRKDLSQFVFAEWEKPAAL is encoded by the coding sequence ATGCCTCACGCACAGGAAGAAGTGGAAAAGCTCAAGCAAGCTCCAGCAGCCGAGGGAGTTGCCAATGTCATCTATGCACGCTGGAGCCCACGCGCATTTGCTGACAAGAGTGTCTCCACAGAAGATTTAAGAAAGATCTTTGATGCGGCGCGATGGGCCGCATCTTCCTACAACGAGCAGCCCTGGCGGTTTTTTGTGGGCCGCCGCGGAGACGCAACGTACCAGAAAATTTTTGACTCCCTGGTCGAATTCAATCAGCAGTGGGCCAAAAGCGCGCCCGTGCTGGTTCTCTCAGTAGCCAGCAAGAAGTTCGCGCATAATGGGACTCCAAATTATCACGCACTGCACGACACCGGAGCGGCCACTGCTTTGCTCTCTCTGGCTGCCACCTCTCTTGGCCTGCATACTCACTCGATGGCCGGATTCGACCACGACAAGGCACGCAAAGCATTCCATATTCCGGAAGATTACGACATGGGTGCCGTGACAGCGCTGGGCTATCTGGGCGATCCGGAGAGTTTGCCGGAACAGCTGAAGAAGAACGAGCTTTCCCCCCGCCAGAGAAAAGATCTCAGCCAGTTTGTTTTTGCAGAGTGGGAAAAGCCTGCAGCACTGTAA
- a CDS encoding DUF2252 domain-containing protein — protein MLDPASPADKSGSIHYISRNTFTIFAMVFHDPQQRRERGRQHRRQVRRQDHAHWRPEARRHNPLALMEASMRGRVPSLIALKYERMTASPFGFFRGAVPVMAADLSLLPHTSILNQICGDAHVRNLGAYAAPDGRLVFDINDFDETIRGPFEWDLKRLATSLVLAGREVGDKRAVCEEAVDRFVSQYRKYIDMFARMPVLEMVRFQVHRLQRITPVSSALLKAERATPIHTLEQLTVPAKGRAGEDGKRIFRQDPPLLTRLSSAQARAVLASLHEYRQTLLPERRHFFAQYRPVDVGFKVVGTGSVGLRDYLVFMEGNGSGDPLFLQIKEEPVSAYAEYLEYHGPHHQGQRVAEGQRAMQFQSDPFLGWTTIGHRHFLVRQLNDHKASIEIEDLKGQGLLEYAEMCGELLARGHSRSGDPCLIAGYLGNGKRFAEAILKFAEAYADQTEQDWEALRRSRRLAKKK, from the coding sequence TTGCTAGACCCAGCAAGCCCTGCTGACAAATCAGGTTCAATTCACTATATTTCCCGCAATACATTTACCATCTTTGCTATGGTCTTCCACGATCCACAACAGCGGCGGGAGCGTGGCCGTCAGCATCGCAGGCAGGTACGGCGGCAGGACCATGCTCATTGGCGGCCCGAGGCCCGGCGTCACAATCCGCTGGCCTTGATGGAAGCCTCCATGCGCGGGCGGGTCCCCTCTCTGATTGCCTTGAAATATGAGCGGATGACCGCCTCGCCGTTTGGCTTCTTTCGCGGCGCCGTACCGGTCATGGCGGCTGACCTTTCTCTGCTGCCGCACACCAGCATTCTCAATCAGATCTGCGGCGATGCGCACGTCCGCAACCTGGGCGCCTATGCCGCGCCTGATGGCCGCCTCGTATTTGACATCAACGACTTTGACGAGACCATCCGCGGGCCCTTTGAGTGGGACCTGAAGCGCCTGGCCACCAGCCTTGTTCTTGCCGGACGCGAAGTGGGCGACAAGCGTGCCGTGTGCGAAGAGGCCGTGGACCGCTTTGTCTCTCAATACCGCAAATATATAGACATGTTTGCGCGTATGCCGGTTCTGGAAATGGTGCGCTTCCAGGTCCACCGCTTGCAGCGGATTACTCCAGTTTCTTCGGCGCTGTTGAAGGCAGAGCGCGCAACACCGATACACACCCTCGAACAACTCACAGTGCCCGCAAAGGGAAGGGCCGGAGAGGACGGCAAACGCATTTTTCGTCAGGATCCGCCCTTGCTGACGCGGCTGTCTTCAGCACAGGCCCGCGCGGTGCTCGCCTCCCTGCACGAGTACAGACAAACGCTGCTGCCGGAGCGCCGCCATTTTTTCGCCCAATATCGTCCTGTAGATGTTGGCTTTAAGGTTGTTGGCACCGGTTCTGTGGGACTGCGTGACTATCTCGTTTTTATGGAAGGCAACGGTTCGGGCGATCCGCTCTTTCTTCAGATAAAGGAAGAGCCGGTCTCAGCCTATGCCGAATATCTTGAATATCACGGTCCCCACCATCAGGGACAGCGCGTGGCCGAAGGACAGCGCGCCATGCAGTTCCAGTCCGACCCGTTTCTTGGCTGGACCACGATTGGCCACCGCCATTTCCTGGTGCGGCAACTGAATGATCATAAGGCCAGCATTGAAATTGAAGACCTCAAGGGGCAGGGCCTGCTTGAATATGCTGAAATGTGTGGCGAACTGCTGGCACGGGGCCACTCGCGCTCCGGGGACCCATGTCTGATTGCCGGATATCTGGGCAACGGTAAGCGTTTTGCTGAAGCCATTCTGAAATTTGCTGAAGCTTACGCCGACCAGACCGAGCAGGACTGGGAGGCCTTGCGCCGGTCCCGGCGTCTGGCAAAGAAAAAATAA
- a CDS encoding amidase — MQLDRRAFLALSGQLGLGSTLFPGALYTLAAQAQDTAETEKLPPITPAMIDQAAALAGISLTPEQKQMMLQGLKDQRSSYEAIRKLHLPNSVPPAYIFDPLPPGAKINTEKQPPRYSRPPAIITVPSNLEDLAFASVVELGDLVRRRKVSSLDLTEMYIARLRRYNPLLHFVVTITEDRALAQAREADADIAAGKYRGPLHGLPWGAKDLLAVKGYPTTWGAGGFEKQAFDEDATVVRRLDAAGAVLIAKTTLGALAMGDKWFGGRTRNPWNPKQGSSGSSAGSASATAAGCVAFSIGSETLGSISSPSTRCGTTGLRPTFGFVPRTGAMALSWTMDKLGPICRAVEDCAMVMEAIYGPDGQDLAAREAAFNWDAGFDWRSLRVGYLKKEFEPEKATEGPEPSSGPFTEEEKKKRRERDAARARRAYDRKYDLAALEKLHAMGVSLVPLDLPDLPFGAMTPLLEAEAAAAFDDLTMSGRDKLLTEQGPEDWPNIFRVARFYPAVEYIQANRARTLAIREMAKLFAQVDIIVASTNSEQLVVTNLTGHPAVIVPNGIRGNDALAPPSQDTGEDDSIGGPGTPVSITFLGPHYQDAKLCAFAKAYQDATGFHKLHPKLPA, encoded by the coding sequence ATGCAACTCGATCGCCGTGCATTTCTGGCATTGTCAGGACAGCTTGGTCTGGGTTCCACCCTCTTTCCCGGCGCGCTCTACACTCTGGCAGCGCAGGCGCAGGACACAGCGGAAACAGAAAAACTGCCGCCCATCACGCCGGCAATGATCGACCAGGCCGCGGCACTTGCTGGAATCAGCCTGACTCCGGAACAGAAACAGATGATGCTCCAGGGGCTGAAGGATCAGCGCAGCTCATATGAAGCCATCCGGAAGCTGCACCTTCCCAACAGTGTGCCTCCGGCTTACATCTTCGATCCGCTGCCGCCGGGCGCAAAAATCAACACAGAAAAACAGCCGCCGCGCTACAGTCGTCCTCCGGCCATCATCACGGTCCCGTCCAATCTGGAAGACCTTGCCTTCGCCTCTGTTGTTGAGTTGGGTGATCTTGTGCGCCGCCGAAAGGTCTCCTCGCTTGATCTTACCGAGATGTATATTGCGCGGCTGCGGCGCTACAATCCGCTGCTGCATTTTGTGGTGACGATCACAGAAGACCGCGCTCTTGCCCAGGCCCGCGAAGCCGATGCAGACATCGCGGCGGGAAAATATCGCGGTCCTTTGCATGGGCTTCCCTGGGGCGCGAAAGACCTGCTTGCCGTCAAAGGCTATCCCACAACCTGGGGGGCAGGCGGATTTGAGAAACAGGCATTTGATGAAGATGCTACGGTCGTCAGGCGCCTGGACGCGGCCGGCGCAGTGTTGATTGCCAAGACCACTCTCGGCGCCCTTGCCATGGGAGACAAGTGGTTCGGTGGCCGCACGCGCAATCCGTGGAACCCGAAACAGGGGTCCAGTGGGTCTTCTGCGGGCTCAGCTTCAGCAACCGCTGCCGGATGCGTTGCCTTTTCCATTGGTTCAGAAACGCTGGGCTCGATTTCCTCGCCATCCACACGGTGTGGAACGACTGGCCTTCGGCCAACCTTCGGGTTTGTTCCGCGCACCGGGGCCATGGCCCTGAGCTGGACCATGGACAAGCTCGGCCCCATCTGCCGGGCCGTCGAAGATTGCGCCATGGTCATGGAAGCCATTTACGGCCCCGATGGTCAGGACCTGGCCGCACGCGAGGCCGCTTTTAACTGGGATGCCGGCTTTGACTGGAGGTCTCTACGCGTTGGATATCTGAAAAAGGAATTTGAACCGGAGAAGGCCACAGAAGGACCGGAGCCGTCCTCCGGGCCTTTCACAGAGGAAGAAAAGAAGAAGCGAAGAGAGCGCGATGCGGCCCGCGCGCGCCGCGCTTATGACCGCAAATATGATCTGGCGGCCCTCGAAAAGCTCCATGCCATGGGCGTAAGTCTTGTTCCACTCGACCTGCCCGATCTGCCTTTCGGCGCGATGACGCCACTGCTGGAAGCCGAGGCCGCGGCCGCCTTTGACGACCTTACCATGAGCGGGCGGGACAAACTGCTGACCGAGCAGGGCCCTGAGGACTGGCCCAATATCTTTCGCGTCGCCCGCTTTTATCCCGCCGTCGAGTATATTCAGGCCAATCGGGCACGGACCCTGGCCATTCGTGAAATGGCCAAGCTCTTTGCTCAGGTGGATATCATCGTCGCCTCTACCAACAGTGAGCAGTTGGTCGTGACCAATCTTACTGGTCACCCCGCCGTGATTGTGCCCAACGGGATCCGCGGCAACGACGCCCTAGCGCCGCCCAGCCAGGATACGGGCGAGGACGATTCCATCGGTGGGCCGGGTACCCCGGTCAGTATCACCTTCCTTGGCCCTCACTATCAGGACGCGAAACTCTGCGCCTTTGCCAAGGCATACCAGGATGCTACCGGTTTCCACAAACTGCATCCAAAATTGCCGGCTTGA
- a CDS encoding glutathione peroxidase yields the protein MSLSVQNIANIPVRRNDGKETTLAEFQGKVVLIVNVASKCGLTPQYAGLQELYRRYRERGFVIAAFPSNDFAGQEPGTNEEIRQFCSLHYQVDFPLYEKIPVVGEHRHPLYTALIQAQPKARSTAVVPFAENLMKYGIQPNPEPEILWNFEKFLLSREGEVVARFSPDTAPDNPVLLAAIEKELGK from the coding sequence ATGAGCCTTTCTGTCCAAAACATCGCGAACATCCCGGTCCGGCGCAATGACGGGAAAGAGACTACATTGGCAGAGTTTCAGGGCAAAGTGGTCCTGATTGTCAATGTAGCATCGAAATGCGGCCTCACTCCCCAGTATGCTGGGCTTCAGGAGCTTTACCGGCGCTATCGGGAGCGTGGATTTGTTATTGCTGCATTCCCCTCGAACGATTTTGCCGGACAGGAACCGGGCACAAACGAAGAGATCCGGCAGTTCTGCTCGCTCCACTACCAGGTGGATTTCCCTCTTTATGAGAAGATCCCGGTCGTGGGAGAACACAGGCATCCGCTCTACACGGCCTTGATTCAGGCCCAGCCCAAGGCGCGGAGCACAGCCGTCGTCCCTTTCGCAGAAAACCTGATGAAGTATGGCATCCAACCCAACCCGGAGCCGGAAATTTTATGGAACTTTGAAAAATTTCTTTTGTCGCGGGAAGGCGAGGTGGTTGCCAGGTTTTCACCGGACACGGCGCCAGACAATCCTGTGCTTCTGGCAGCCATCGAGAAAGAACTTGGCAAGTAG
- a CDS encoding L-ribulose-5-phosphate 4-epimerase, with amino-acid sequence MKMLDGLRRQVLEANLELVRRGLVLYTFGNASGIDRESGLVAIKPSGVPYEEMKPEHMVITDMDGKVVEGNLRPSSDLATHLLLYREFPAIGAVVHTHSEYATAWAQAGRSIPAYGTTHADYFYGPVPVTEELSAEEIGGDYVHNTGVAIVRRFRGLDPLAVPGVLVAGHAPFCWGRTPEDAAHNAVVLEAVARMAYYTTTLNPQCKGVSQALLDRHYFRKHGPTATYGQKS; translated from the coding sequence ATGAAGATGCTGGACGGTCTTCGCAGACAGGTCCTGGAGGCCAACCTTGAACTGGTCCGTCGCGGACTGGTTCTTTATACCTTTGGCAACGCCAGCGGAATTGACCGCGAAAGCGGGCTGGTGGCCATTAAGCCCAGCGGCGTACCCTACGAAGAGATGAAGCCGGAGCACATGGTCATTACGGACATGGACGGCAAAGTCGTGGAGGGGAATCTGAGGCCCTCCTCAGACCTGGCCACCCACCTGCTGCTCTATCGCGAGTTCCCGGCCATTGGCGCAGTGGTGCACACACACTCGGAATATGCGACAGCCTGGGCACAGGCGGGACGCAGTATTCCTGCTTACGGCACCACGCACGCGGATTATTTCTATGGTCCGGTGCCGGTCACAGAGGAACTGAGCGCAGAAGAGATTGGCGGCGATTATGTACACAACACCGGGGTGGCCATTGTCCGCCGCTTTCGCGGCCTGGACCCTCTTGCGGTCCCCGGAGTATTGGTCGCCGGTCATGCGCCGTTCTGCTGGGGCAGGACGCCGGAAGATGCGGCCCACAATGCCGTAGTACTGGAAGCCGTGGCCAGAATGGCATATTACACAACAACTTTGAACCCGCAGTGCAAAGGGGTTTCCCAGGCACTGCTGGACCGGCACTATTTCCGCAAACATGGCCCCACGGCCACCTATGGACAAAAAAGCTAA